One genomic segment of Sanyastnella coralliicola includes these proteins:
- a CDS encoding HesB/IscA family protein yields the protein MIKVKESAREQVYKLRSTEGHPEDSFIRVGVKGGGCSGLMYDLIFDTEMKEGDQVFEDNGVKVVVDRKSYLYLIGTELDYTGGLNGKGFVFINPNANRTCGCGESFSV from the coding sequence ATGATCAAAGTAAAAGAAAGCGCGCGCGAGCAAGTTTACAAGCTAAGAAGCACCGAAGGTCATCCTGAAGACTCCTTCATTCGTGTAGGGGTTAAGGGCGGAGGATGCTCTGGTCTCATGTACGACCTCATCTTTGATACGGAGATGAAGGAAGGCGATCAGGTCTTCGAAGACAACGGAGTGAAAGTAGTGGTTGACCGCAAGAGTTACCTCTACTTGATTGGGACTGAGCTCGACTATACCGGCGGATTGAACGGTAAAGGCTTTGTGTTTATTAATCCCAACGCCAACAGAACTTGTGGCTGCGGTGAGAGTTTTTCTGTTTGA
- the sufB gene encoding Fe-S cluster assembly protein SufB, which produces MAYEGDELLEEVTGKEYEFGWTTDIETDKAPPGINEDIIRLISSKKNEPEWMLEWRLDAYRKWEAMVEPEWAHIQYEKPDFQAISYYAAPKQKKQLNSLDEVDPELRRTMDRLGISIEEQKRLQGVAVDFVMDSVSVATSFKEKLAELGIIFCSMSDAIQEHPELVKKYIGSVVPKSDNFYAALNSAVFTDGSFCYIPKGVRCPMELSTYFRINEAGTGQFERTLVIADEGSYVSYLEGCTAPQRDENQLHAAVVELVALDEAEIKYSTVQNWYPGDENGKGGVFNFVTKRGICHRKSKISWTQVETGSAVTWKYPSCILKGDHSIGEFYSVAVTNKVQQADTGTKMIHIGKNTHSTIISKGISAGKSHNSYRGLVQINKTADNARNFSQCDSLLMTDTSGAHTFPYIEVNNSSAKVEHEATTSKIGEDQIFYCLQRGIDEEKAISLIVNGYAKEVLNKLPMEFAVEAQKLLAISLEGSVG; this is translated from the coding sequence ATGGCTTACGAAGGAGACGAATTATTAGAAGAGGTTACGGGGAAAGAATATGAGTTTGGATGGACTACGGACATCGAAACGGATAAAGCCCCTCCTGGGATCAACGAAGACATCATTCGTCTGATCTCTTCAAAAAAGAATGAGCCGGAATGGATGCTCGAGTGGCGCCTCGATGCTTACCGTAAATGGGAAGCAATGGTGGAACCAGAATGGGCACACATCCAATACGAGAAACCAGATTTTCAAGCCATCAGTTACTACGCTGCTCCAAAGCAGAAGAAGCAACTGAACAGCTTGGATGAAGTAGATCCAGAACTACGTCGTACCATGGATCGTCTGGGAATCTCTATCGAAGAACAAAAGCGCCTTCAAGGAGTAGCCGTTGACTTCGTTATGGATTCTGTTTCTGTGGCAACATCGTTTAAAGAAAAATTGGCCGAACTCGGTATCATTTTCTGTTCAATGAGCGACGCTATTCAGGAACACCCTGAGCTCGTCAAGAAATACATTGGATCAGTTGTTCCTAAGAGCGACAACTTCTACGCAGCATTGAATAGCGCTGTCTTCACAGATGGTTCATTCTGCTACATTCCAAAAGGAGTGCGTTGTCCGATGGAACTTTCTACTTACTTCCGAATCAACGAAGCAGGTACTGGTCAGTTCGAGCGCACGCTCGTGATTGCTGATGAAGGAAGCTACGTAAGCTACCTCGAAGGTTGTACTGCTCCTCAGCGCGATGAAAACCAGCTGCACGCAGCAGTGGTGGAATTGGTCGCTCTTGACGAAGCAGAAATCAAGTACAGCACCGTACAGAACTGGTACCCTGGTGACGAAAACGGAAAAGGTGGAGTCTTCAACTTCGTAACGAAGCGTGGTATCTGCCACCGCAAGTCGAAGATTTCTTGGACCCAAGTTGAAACAGGTTCTGCCGTTACTTGGAAGTACCCTAGCTGTATTCTCAAAGGAGACCATTCGATTGGTGAGTTCTACTCTGTAGCTGTAACCAACAAGGTGCAGCAGGCAGATACAGGAACGAAGATGATCCACATTGGGAAGAACACCCACAGCACCATCATCAGTAAAGGTATCTCGGCTGGGAAAAGCCACAACAGCTACCGCGGATTGGTTCAGATCAACAAAACAGCTGACAACGCCCGCAACTTCAGCCAGTGTGATTCACTGTTGATGACTGATACGAGTGGGGCGCACACCTTCCCGTACATCGAAGTGAATAATAGCTCAGCGAAAGTAGAGCACGAAGCAACCACCTCGAAGATTGGAGAAGATCAAATCTTCTACTGTCTGCAGCGTGGTATTGATGAAGAAAAAGCGATCAGCCTCATCGTGAACGGATACGCAAAAGAGGTACTCAATAAACTACCGATGGAATTCGCGGTAGAAGCACAAAAACTATTGGCCATCTCACTCGAAGGATCGGTGGGATAA
- the sufC gene encoding Fe-S cluster assembly ATPase SufC, whose amino-acid sequence MLEIKNLHASVEGNEILKGLNLEVKPGEVHAIMGPNGSGKSTLASVLAGNEDYEVTEGSAHLDGEDLLDMGTEDRAREGLFLAFQYPVEIPGVSNINFLRTALNEIREHKGQEQLSAKDFLQLVKEKSALVELDGKLANRSVNEGFSGGEKKRNEIFQMAMLEPKLAILDETDSGLDIDALKVVAQGVNAMRSPERSFLVITHYQRLLDYIVPDVVHVLYKGRIVKSGPKELAMELEEKGYDWIKEEVTA is encoded by the coding sequence ATGCTCGAAATAAAAAACCTGCACGCCTCTGTTGAAGGCAATGAGATCCTCAAAGGACTAAACCTTGAGGTGAAACCTGGAGAAGTTCACGCGATCATGGGACCTAACGGTTCTGGAAAGAGTACCCTCGCTAGTGTTCTTGCTGGAAACGAAGATTACGAAGTCACTGAAGGTAGCGCTCACCTTGACGGTGAAGACCTTCTTGACATGGGCACTGAAGACCGTGCTCGTGAAGGATTATTCCTCGCCTTCCAATACCCTGTAGAAATCCCTGGTGTAAGTAACATCAACTTCCTGCGTACGGCATTGAATGAAATTCGTGAGCACAAAGGACAAGAGCAACTTTCAGCGAAGGATTTCCTTCAGTTGGTGAAAGAGAAGTCTGCTCTCGTAGAGCTTGATGGTAAGCTTGCCAATCGTTCAGTGAACGAAGGGTTCTCAGGTGGTGAGAAGAAACGCAACGAGATCTTCCAGATGGCGATGTTGGAGCCAAAATTGGCCATCCTTGATGAAACAGACTCTGGATTGGATATCGACGCATTGAAAGTAGTAGCACAAGGGGTAAACGCTATGCGTAGCCCTGAACGTTCTTTCCTCGTGATTACGCACTACCAGCGTCTACTTGACTACATCGTTCCTGATGTAGTGCACGTACTGTACAAAGGACGTATTGTGAAGTCTGGACCAAAAGAGCTTGCAATGGAGCTTGAAGAGAAAGGCTACGATTGGATCAAAGAAGAAGTAACGGCTTAA